A single region of the Changchengzhania lutea genome encodes:
- a CDS encoding IS4 family transposase, whose product MLIFKKLKAELFNDTLKTEFRISEKDFTRKRKQEFSTILLLMLNMLRKSLSLELENFLSFLKISPTQKFTKSAFVQARKKISPIVFKHLSHTLIEEFYTDNECAIKTWKGFRLLAVDGSRVTLPLTKELKSYFGETKNHTTTSIVQARCSVLYDLENNYVIDGELAPVSQGERAMALSHLTHCKQGDLILYDRGYPSYDFIKYHITNNLDYVIRVQIGFSKLIINFEKSKKKSQIVTISPGIYIKQSDKGLDKSKPIKVRLIRVELPKGQVEILMTSLYDIKSYPNSIFKSLYYKRWNVETFYDELKNKLKVEHFSGYSKQSILQDFYAALFISNIQRLIVSELEDEIAEKNKQRRLDYKINKNLSYGFLKNRVVELFFTESSIEEPLNELKQLFMENMVPIRPNRSFKRDLAKYRTRTKPKITKNQKDSI is encoded by the coding sequence ATTTTAATTTTTAAGAAATTAAAAGCAGAATTATTCAATGACACATTAAAAACTGAATTTAGAATTTCAGAAAAGGACTTTACACGTAAACGAAAACAAGAATTTTCTACTATCTTACTACTTATGTTGAATATGCTACGTAAAAGTTTATCCCTTGAATTAGAAAATTTTTTAAGTTTTTTAAAAATAAGTCCAACCCAAAAGTTTACCAAAAGTGCTTTTGTACAAGCGCGAAAGAAAATAAGCCCTATAGTATTTAAACATCTTTCACATACTTTAATAGAAGAGTTTTATACAGATAATGAGTGCGCTATTAAAACTTGGAAAGGATTTAGACTGTTGGCAGTAGATGGTTCTCGGGTTACTTTACCACTAACAAAAGAACTAAAGTCATATTTTGGGGAAACAAAAAACCATACCACAACGAGTATCGTACAAGCAAGATGTTCTGTTTTATATGATCTGGAAAACAATTATGTTATAGATGGTGAACTAGCGCCAGTAAGTCAAGGCGAACGCGCTATGGCACTCTCACATTTAACCCATTGTAAGCAAGGTGATTTAATACTCTACGATAGAGGATATCCATCATATGATTTTATCAAATATCACATTACCAATAATTTGGATTATGTAATACGTGTGCAGATAGGCTTTAGCAAACTTATTATCAATTTTGAAAAAAGCAAAAAAAAGTCTCAAATAGTAACCATAAGTCCTGGTATATACATAAAACAATCAGATAAAGGTTTAGATAAATCAAAACCTATCAAAGTAAGGCTTATCAGAGTAGAACTACCAAAAGGGCAGGTTGAAATATTAATGACCTCTTTGTACGATATTAAAAGTTATCCCAACAGCATATTTAAATCACTTTATTACAAACGATGGAATGTAGAAACATTTTATGACGAGTTAAAAAACAAACTGAAAGTAGAACATTTTTCTGGATACTCTAAACAAAGTATTCTACAAGATTTTTACGCAGCTCTATTTATTAGTAACATACAAAGACTAATTGTCAGTGAGTTAGAAGATGAAATAGCAGAAAAGAATAAACAAAGAAGATTAGATTACAAAATTAACAAAAACCTCTCCTATGGTTTTTTAAAAAATAGAGTTGTAGAATTATTTTTTACCGAAAGCTCAATAGAAGAACCGCTGAATGAACTCAAACAGCTATTTATGGAAAACATGGTTCCTATAAGACCTAATCGGTCATTTAAAAGAGATTTGGCTAAATATAGAACTAGAACCAAACCAAAAATAACTAAAAATCAGAAAGATAGCATTTGA
- a CDS encoding tyrosine-type recombinase/integrase — MAHLALHYKQSPETLSVESIESYLYYCQKLHKTPSESFFKHTIFGLRAAYKVMGMAGKRVALPQIKRDLKLPIVLSQDEVKRLLKAPKHLKHRLIIGMLYGCGLRSYELCDLKLSDIDFDRKTVFIPKKKGKIDRYVPLSKFLIRGLNTYIKTENPQIYLFNSQVTKQGKPQGLTTNGIRWVIKESRSKIGSSKKITAHTFATHLLEYGVNLVSLKELLGHAHIEMTLTYLHVANLPSGSKFSPLDKLYD; from the coding sequence TTGGCTCACCTTGCTTTGCATTATAAGCAGAGTCCCGAAACACTCTCTGTAGAAAGCATTGAATCTTACCTTTATTACTGCCAAAAACTTCACAAAACGCCTTCTGAAAGTTTCTTTAAACACACCATTTTCGGTCTTAGAGCCGCCTATAAGGTTATGGGTATGGCGGGTAAACGTGTGGCGTTACCTCAAATTAAACGCGACTTAAAACTGCCGATAGTTTTGAGCCAAGATGAAGTGAAACGTCTTTTAAAAGCGCCCAAGCATCTAAAACACCGTTTAATTATTGGCATGCTTTACGGCTGCGGACTTCGTAGCTACGAGTTGTGTGACTTAAAACTGTCAGACATCGATTTTGATCGGAAAACCGTATTTATTCCCAAGAAAAAAGGGAAGATTGATCGTTATGTACCTTTAAGCAAGTTCTTAATCAGAGGGCTGAATACGTACATCAAAACTGAAAATCCTCAAATCTATCTTTTTAACAGTCAGGTCACCAAACAAGGAAAGCCTCAAGGGCTTACCACCAATGGCATCCGCTGGGTAATTAAAGAAAGCCGTAGTAAAATAGGCAGTTCCAAAAAGATAACCGCCCACACCTTTGCCACACATTTGTTGGAATACGGTGTAAACCTAGTGAGTTTAAAAGAACTTTTGGGACATGCGCATATTGAAATGACTTTAACCTATCTGCATGTGGCCAATCTACCCAGTGGTTCGAAATTTTCTCCACTGGACAAACTCTACGATTAA
- a CDS encoding IS91 family transposase encodes MRSRHTVADILEMEQLQLSNLSLTSWHYRALQAIRRCRTKAMGGHIDKCDCCHALHISYNSCRNRHCPTCQGHKREEWIRAREGELLNVPYFHLVFTIPSEFNSYALSHGKIVYGSLFRAAWQTLQQFGNNPKHLGGSMGMIAVLHTWGQNMSLHPHLHCIVPGGGLSQSGRWKKAKNNGNYLFNVKSMSQVFRAKYIAELRKNDLKIPQKTYNDLFGKKWVVYAKQPFRSPKYVIEYLGRYTHKIAISNHRIRDVDCKNKKVTFTAKDYRRAGKKTNLTVSSAEFIRRFAMHILPKGFTRIRHYGILSSPWKKEKLPKLQAELATVKIECIKTDNPVLHRQCPVCKKGRLHTILLFNERGPPENWRVLLKDKKLNMSN; translated from the coding sequence ATGCGTTCCCGACATACGGTCGCTGACATTTTAGAGATGGAACAGCTACAGCTCAGCAACTTGAGCTTGACCTCTTGGCATTACCGAGCTTTGCAGGCCATCAGGAGGTGCCGCACCAAAGCGATGGGCGGTCATATTGATAAATGCGATTGTTGCCACGCATTGCACATCAGTTACAACAGTTGCAGGAACAGACATTGCCCAACCTGCCAAGGACATAAACGTGAAGAGTGGATTCGGGCACGAGAAGGCGAACTTTTAAATGTTCCTTATTTTCATTTGGTGTTTACCATTCCAAGTGAGTTTAACAGTTATGCTTTGAGCCACGGAAAAATAGTGTACGGTAGTTTGTTTAGGGCAGCATGGCAGACTTTACAGCAATTTGGCAACAATCCCAAACACTTGGGTGGAAGCATGGGGATGATTGCAGTGCTGCATACTTGGGGTCAGAATATGAGTTTGCACCCGCACTTGCACTGCATTGTGCCAGGGGGTGGTTTGAGTCAATCTGGAAGATGGAAAAAGGCAAAGAACAATGGTAACTACTTGTTCAATGTAAAATCCATGAGCCAAGTGTTTCGAGCAAAATATATAGCAGAACTCAGAAAGAATGACTTAAAAATTCCTCAGAAAACATACAATGATCTGTTCGGTAAAAAATGGGTGGTTTATGCCAAACAACCTTTTAGAAGTCCAAAATATGTGATAGAATACTTGGGTAGATATACCCACAAAATAGCGATTAGCAACCATCGGATTAGGGATGTGGATTGTAAAAATAAGAAGGTCACTTTTACTGCCAAGGATTACCGTCGTGCTGGTAAGAAAACCAATTTAACAGTATCAAGTGCGGAGTTTATTAGGCGCTTTGCCATGCATATTTTACCCAAAGGATTTACCCGCATACGGCATTATGGCATTTTAAGCAGCCCTTGGAAAAAGGAGAAACTACCAAAACTACAAGCTGAACTGGCTACAGTAAAAATAGAATGTATTAAAACAGACAACCCCGTTTTGCACCGCCAATGTCCTGTTTGTAAAAAGGGAAGACTACATACCATTTTATTGTTTAATGAACGTGGACCACCCGAAAATTGGCGCGTTTTACTAAAAGACAAAAAATTGAATATGAGTAACTAA
- the ltrA gene encoding group II intron reverse transcriptase/maturase: MIFKEQTKSVPITKMMVWDAYKLVKRNKGSAGVDLRTLEEFEKVRSKELYKIWNRLSSGSYFSSNVKRVDIPKDGGKTRPLGIPTVGDRIAQQVIKTYIEPRLDAEFMDNSYGYRPNKSAHQAVKEVQKNARKYSWVIDLDIQEFFENVNHELLFKALQVHVPETWVQMYIKRWLEAPIQLEDGTLIHSKGKGTPQGGVISPLLSNLFLHYCIDKWLASHFPEIQMVRYADDMIIHCSTQREAKYLLDKVTERFKQCGLRVHPQKTKIVYCKKQGRNLKGLPVQFDFLGFSFRPIMIKLRKGGFFLQYDCKMSRKSKKRILKDLRELNIHNKTQSNLQDLAFMLNPKIRGWINYYGKIKRNALKPVFYYLHHRIIKWILNKYKRFKRSRVLAVKWLRRITKDYPNMFYHWALGYQLT; this comes from the coding sequence ATGATTTTTAAGGAACAAACAAAGTCAGTACCCATTACAAAGATGATGGTATGGGATGCGTATAAACTGGTAAAAAGGAACAAAGGAAGTGCTGGAGTGGATTTACGGACCTTGGAGGAATTTGAAAAAGTTCGTTCTAAAGAATTGTATAAAATCTGGAATCGGTTATCTTCTGGGAGTTACTTTTCATCAAATGTTAAACGTGTAGATATTCCAAAAGACGGCGGTAAAACACGTCCATTAGGAATCCCAACGGTTGGCGACCGAATCGCACAGCAGGTTATCAAAACGTATATCGAACCGCGCTTGGATGCTGAATTTATGGACAACTCTTATGGTTATAGACCAAACAAGAGTGCGCACCAAGCTGTAAAAGAAGTGCAGAAAAACGCACGAAAATACAGTTGGGTAATAGATTTAGATATTCAAGAATTTTTTGAGAATGTCAACCACGAATTACTCTTTAAAGCGCTACAAGTTCATGTTCCTGAAACATGGGTGCAAATGTATATTAAGAGATGGTTAGAAGCACCTATCCAACTTGAAGATGGTACATTAATACACTCAAAAGGAAAAGGAACTCCGCAGGGAGGAGTAATTAGTCCATTGCTATCCAATTTGTTTTTACATTATTGTATAGATAAATGGCTTGCAAGTCATTTTCCTGAAATACAAATGGTTCGTTATGCTGATGATATGATTATTCATTGCAGCACACAACGGGAAGCAAAGTATTTGCTTGATAAAGTAACCGAACGTTTTAAGCAATGTGGGCTCCGTGTTCATCCGCAAAAGACGAAAATAGTGTACTGCAAGAAACAGGGAAGAAATCTAAAAGGATTACCAGTGCAGTTTGATTTTCTAGGTTTTAGTTTCCGTCCTATTATGATTAAACTAAGAAAGGGAGGATTCTTTTTACAATATGATTGTAAGATGAGCCGAAAATCTAAGAAGCGAATTCTAAAAGATTTAAGGGAATTGAACATTCATAACAAAACTCAATCTAATTTACAAGACCTAGCATTTATGCTAAACCCTAAAATTAGGGGTTGGATAAATTATTATGGGAAAATAAAGCGTAACGCTCTTAAACCTGTTTTTTACTATCTCCATCATCGCATTATTAAATGGATTTTGAACAAGTATAAACGCTTCAAAAGAAGTCGGGTTTTAGCCGTAAAATGGTTAAGACGTATTACTAAAGATTATCCAAATATGTTTTATCATTGGGCGTTGGGTTATCAGTTAACCTAA
- the ltrA gene encoding group II intron reverse transcriptase/maturase: MIKQLTSKKNLNYAYERVYRNKGSAGIDRVHITELKSILQTQGNRYIWQIEREMYQVSPILGVEIPKSNGKKRLLGIPTVVDRVFQQALHQVLQPIFEPDFQQHSYGFRPQRNAHQAIAQSLENINSGSKDIVDIDLKSFFDEVEHYILLELIYKKVKCKPTMKLLRCFLKAPILINGKLHKRKKGVPQGSPLSPLLSNILLNELDKELEQRGHRYVRYADDFSIYVKSKMSAKRVGNSIYKFLKDKLQLPINREKSGIRKPLSFQVLGFGFVPTYKKGEKGKYQLVVKPSKWKEFKAKLKYLTKKTIPASFEERIDRINLLIRGWINYFRPASIQAKLKKLEEWLRNRLRYCIWHHWKKPERKRKNLIRLGIDQDHAYAWSRTRMGGWAVAQSPILRTTITIKRLKRKGYVSLIEYYKR, translated from the coding sequence ATGATTAAACAATTAACAAGTAAAAAGAATCTAAACTATGCCTATGAGCGGGTATATCGTAACAAGGGTTCAGCAGGCATAGACAGAGTTCATATCACTGAACTCAAATCTATATTGCAAACCCAAGGTAACCGATATATCTGGCAAATAGAAAGAGAGATGTATCAGGTGTCTCCAATATTGGGCGTTGAAATACCAAAAAGCAACGGGAAGAAACGATTACTCGGTATTCCCACGGTTGTTGACAGGGTGTTTCAACAAGCATTACATCAAGTTTTGCAACCTATATTCGAGCCAGACTTTCAACAGCATAGTTATGGATTCAGACCACAGCGCAACGCCCATCAGGCAATTGCACAGAGCCTAGAAAATATCAATTCAGGCTCTAAGGATATAGTAGATATAGATTTAAAGAGTTTCTTTGATGAAGTAGAACACTATATTCTTTTAGAATTGATTTACAAAAAGGTAAAATGTAAACCGACGATGAAGCTACTGCGCTGTTTTCTTAAAGCCCCGATACTAATCAATGGTAAATTACACAAACGGAAAAAAGGTGTTCCACAAGGTTCGCCTTTAAGTCCATTGCTCTCTAATATCCTGCTCAATGAGTTGGATAAAGAATTAGAGCAACGAGGACATCGCTATGTAAGATACGCTGATGACTTCAGTATTTATGTTAAGAGTAAAATGTCTGCAAAACGAGTAGGTAACAGTATCTACAAGTTCCTGAAAGACAAACTTCAACTGCCAATAAACAGGGAGAAAAGTGGTATACGTAAGCCTTTAAGTTTCCAAGTATTAGGGTTTGGTTTTGTACCGACCTACAAGAAAGGAGAAAAAGGTAAATATCAACTGGTGGTAAAACCGTCCAAATGGAAGGAATTCAAAGCAAAGCTTAAATACCTTACCAAAAAGACGATACCCGCAAGTTTTGAAGAACGTATCGACCGTATCAATCTGCTAATACGTGGTTGGATAAATTACTTTAGACCGGCATCCATTCAAGCGAAACTTAAAAAGCTGGAAGAGTGGTTAAGAAACCGATTACGGTATTGCATATGGCATCATTGGAAGAAACCAGAACGAAAACGGAAAAACCTGATTCGTCTAGGAATTGACCAAGACCATGCCTATGCGTGGAGTCGTACAAGAATGGGAGGATGGGCAGTCGCTCAAAGTCCTATACTACGGACTACCATTACCATAAAACGTTTAAAGAGGAAAGGTTATGTTAGTTTAATTGAATACTACAAACGATAA
- a CDS encoding type II toxin-antitoxin system RelE/ParE family toxin translates to MKIVWTDFAIRNLKDIFDYYSTKANKKVAHKIRRQILKSSKQLKNNPNSGPIESSLTILKKNHRYLVSGNYKLIYRLIDNQVIINDVFDTRQNPSKMNDEKRKAE, encoded by the coding sequence ATGAAAATAGTTTGGACTGATTTTGCTATCAGAAATTTAAAGGACATTTTTGACTATTATTCTACTAAAGCTAATAAAAAGGTTGCTCATAAAATTAGAAGACAAATCCTTAAATCTTCAAAACAGCTTAAAAATAATCCGAATTCTGGCCCAATTGAATCAAGCCTCACAATACTTAAGAAAAATCATAGGTATTTAGTGAGCGGAAACTACAAATTGATTTACAGACTAATAGATAATCAAGTAATAATAAATGATGTTTTTGACACAAGGCAAAATCCATCTAAAATGAATGATGAAAAGCGAAAAGCGGAATAA
- a CDS encoding IS110 family RNA-guided transposase — protein sequence MNTQITAQPKLYIGIDIHKRSWKIHCATDLFSGKSFTMPPKPELLKTYVTTHFKGHEVSTAYEAGCCGYYAHRNFEGYGWRSLVVNPADIHRKGKERFTKTDKIDAQLIARELKDGRLESITIPEVEREQLRSLFRRRNDLVKDFRRVKSYIKMQLLYFGVSIPEAFDNDHWSHKFRDWLDALTFSHPTARETLDSRMRNFRFIDKELRDVSTKLRAYCRKHYKKDYYLLRSIPGIGGIVACGIICELGDLRRFNSIKRLAGYVGLAPGIHQSGDNQRHTGITMRAHRLMRSYFIEASWQAIRTDPVMQAYYRKHVGKNAKSIIVKIARKLLSRTLAVIKTETPYTIGVIE from the coding sequence ATGAACACTCAAATTACTGCCCAACCAAAGTTATACATTGGTATTGACATTCACAAACGTAGTTGGAAAATTCACTGTGCTACGGATTTATTTTCAGGAAAGTCCTTTACCATGCCACCAAAGCCAGAGTTATTAAAAACGTATGTCACTACCCATTTTAAGGGTCATGAAGTTTCAACAGCTTACGAAGCAGGCTGCTGTGGTTATTACGCCCATCGCAATTTTGAAGGATATGGCTGGCGCTCACTGGTTGTAAATCCAGCAGATATCCATCGCAAGGGAAAAGAACGCTTTACCAAGACCGATAAGATCGATGCCCAATTAATAGCCAGAGAACTAAAGGATGGCAGATTGGAGAGTATTACTATTCCAGAAGTAGAGCGTGAGCAACTACGTAGTCTTTTTAGAAGACGCAACGACTTGGTCAAGGATTTTAGACGGGTGAAGAGTTACATAAAAATGCAGTTATTGTATTTTGGCGTAAGCATTCCAGAGGCCTTTGATAATGATCATTGGAGTCATAAATTTAGAGATTGGCTAGACGCCTTGACTTTTAGTCATCCCACAGCTCGAGAGACTTTGGATAGCAGGATGCGAAACTTCAGATTTATAGATAAGGAATTACGCGATGTGTCTACCAAACTTCGGGCTTATTGTCGCAAGCATTATAAAAAGGACTATTATCTTTTACGCAGTATTCCAGGAATAGGAGGTATTGTCGCTTGTGGTATCATCTGCGAGTTGGGAGATTTGCGCCGCTTTAATAGCATAAAACGTTTGGCGGGCTATGTAGGTCTAGCACCAGGAATTCACCAAAGTGGAGACAACCAAAGGCACACAGGCATTACCATGCGAGCACACCGATTAATGCGGAGTTATTTTATAGAAGCCTCATGGCAAGCCATACGTACAGATCCTGTGATGCAAGCCTATTATAGAAAACACGTAGGGAAGAACGCAAAGAGCATCATAGTGAAAATAGCACGTAAATTATTGAGTAGAACCTTAGCGGTCATAAAAACAGAAACACCCTACACCATAGGTGTTATAGAATAA
- the ltrA gene encoding group II intron reverse transcriptase/maturase produces the protein MIENVLSATNLFKATRQVERNKGASGVDGMKTTELSAYILENRSTILSTIRTNSYNPNSILGVTIPKGQGKTRLLGIPTVVDRWLQKAVSQQLMVHFEYDFEPVSYGFRPQKNIQKAVLQAQTYINSGYQDIVDIDLEGFFDQVDHCILLQLIYHKVKCPTTLRLIRKWLRVPILIDGKLQKRRKGIPQGSPISPLLSNIMLDVLDKEMKSMGLRYVRYADDFSVYAKSKSEAKQIGNRLFVFLKDKLKLPINKAKSGIRRPVNFELLGHGFVPIYKKGVKGQYVLVVANKSWAKFKRNLKSITKKTKPMSLLERLERLNQVCRGWMNNYRLTNIYAKSKKLDEWLRNRLRYCIWHDWKKLERKRKNLIQLGIEIGQAYAWSRTRMGGWAVAQSPILKTTITVSRLKRKGYKPLLDYINNTQTSIW, from the coding sequence ATGATTGAAAACGTATTATCAGCAACAAACCTTTTTAAAGCAACACGACAAGTGGAGCGCAATAAAGGCGCGAGCGGTGTAGATGGTATGAAAACAACGGAGCTTTCCGCTTATATATTAGAAAACCGTTCGACTATACTATCGACTATTCGCACAAACAGCTATAATCCAAATTCAATATTAGGAGTAACCATTCCAAAAGGACAGGGTAAAACCCGACTATTAGGAATACCAACTGTAGTCGATAGGTGGCTTCAAAAAGCGGTAAGTCAACAATTAATGGTTCATTTTGAATATGATTTTGAACCCGTTAGTTACGGTTTCCGTCCACAAAAGAACATCCAAAAAGCAGTATTACAAGCTCAAACGTATATCAATTCTGGTTATCAAGATATTGTAGATATTGATTTAGAAGGATTCTTTGACCAAGTAGACCACTGTATCTTACTGCAACTTATTTACCACAAGGTAAAATGTCCGACCACTTTGCGATTAATCCGAAAATGGCTTAGAGTTCCCATATTAATAGATGGAAAACTCCAAAAGCGCAGAAAAGGCATCCCGCAAGGCAGTCCAATTAGTCCCTTATTATCTAATATTATGTTAGATGTTTTGGACAAAGAAATGAAAAGCATGGGCTTGCGTTATGTTCGCTACGCTGATGATTTTAGCGTTTACGCCAAAAGCAAAAGCGAGGCTAAACAAATAGGAAATAGACTGTTTGTCTTCTTAAAAGATAAACTTAAATTACCTATAAACAAAGCCAAAAGTGGCATCCGCAGACCTGTAAACTTTGAGTTACTCGGGCATGGTTTTGTACCCATCTATAAAAAGGGTGTAAAAGGACAATATGTACTAGTGGTAGCCAATAAAAGTTGGGCAAAGTTTAAACGTAACCTAAAAAGTATAACCAAGAAAACCAAACCCATGTCGTTGTTAGAACGACTCGAACGACTTAATCAAGTCTGCCGAGGCTGGATGAACAATTACCGCTTAACCAACATCTATGCAAAAAGTAAAAAGCTAGATGAGTGGCTAAGAAATCGGTTGCGCTATTGTATTTGGCACGATTGGAAGAAACTAGAACGGAAACGTAAAAACCTAATTCAATTAGGTATAGAAATCGGACAAGCCTATGCTTGGAGTAGAACAAGAATGGGAGGCTGGGCAGTTGCTCAAAGTCCTATTCTAAAGACTACTATTACAGTCTCTAGACTTAAACGAAAAGGGTATAAACCTTTGTTAGATTACATTAATAATACGCAAACTTCAATTTGGTGA
- a CDS encoding AbrB/MazE/SpoVT family DNA-binding domain-containing protein, translating into METAIIKIGNSKGLRLSKTILEKYNIKDKVEMILEKGQIILKPIDSPRKNWGKAFEEMRENNDDRLLFNDVFEDENFEEWN; encoded by the coding sequence ATGGAAACAGCAATTATAAAAATTGGAAATTCAAAAGGTCTGCGTTTAAGCAAGACTATTTTGGAAAAATACAACATAAAAGACAAAGTCGAAATGATTTTAGAAAAAGGACAAATAATCCTAAAGCCAATTGATAGCCCAAGAAAAAATTGGGGAAAAGCGTTTGAAGAGATGCGTGAAAATAATGATGACCGATTATTATTCAATGATGTCTTTGAGGACGAAAATTTTGAGGAATGGAATTAG
- a CDS encoding type II toxin-antitoxin system PemK/MazF family toxin, with the protein MELEQYSIVLVNLDPTIGSEIKKTRPCVIVSPNEINKFLRTIVVAPMTTNLKNYPTRIKVKHNGKKGMIAIDQIRTIDKSRIIKKFDQLSKSEIQKCKDIIRETFVD; encoded by the coding sequence ATGGAATTAGAACAGTATTCAATCGTACTCGTAAATCTTGACCCAACAATAGGTAGCGAAATTAAAAAAACAAGACCTTGTGTAATTGTTTCGCCAAACGAAATTAATAAGTTTTTAAGAACAATCGTAGTTGCACCAATGACAACGAACTTGAAAAATTATCCAACCAGAATTAAAGTAAAGCATAACGGAAAAAAAGGAATGATTGCAATCGACCAAATTCGGACAATTGACAAATCTCGAATAATAAAAAAGTTTGACCAATTATCGAAATCTGAAATACAGAAATGCAAAGATATTATCAGAGAAACTTTTGTGGATTAA
- a CDS encoding helix-turn-helix domain-containing protein: MNLDNNLLFFFSALGAFNSLVLSIYFLVFKKAKLSSNYFLGALLAVLSIRVWKSIFFYFNPNLSKIYLQIGLSACIFIGPFLYFFLRTKLSNSKKHTKYFIFQLVILLLLVLLVGILYPYETNPDLWGTVFYKVINYQWLLYIIASITLIKPVFKKSIRSKTSLNYDEIFAISVFIGVLIIWLSYFFASYTSYIMGAITFSFSIYLSILVIYFKRKTSNKKEKYADNKINANDASELLLKIDQAIQEQELYKNPNLTLTKLAKDLNIRSHLISQLLNDNLNKNFSLYINEYRIKEAKRILKLEPNLKIEVIAEMCGFNSNSTFYTAFKKITNTTPSKYLSST; encoded by the coding sequence TTGAATTTAGATAACAACCTCTTATTTTTTTTCAGTGCATTAGGTGCTTTTAACAGTCTTGTTTTAAGTATCTATTTTTTGGTGTTCAAAAAAGCAAAGCTATCTTCAAATTATTTTTTAGGTGCCTTATTGGCTGTTTTGAGCATTAGAGTTTGGAAATCTATTTTTTTCTATTTTAATCCGAACTTATCAAAAATTTATCTGCAAATAGGTTTGTCTGCTTGTATTTTTATTGGACCGTTCTTGTATTTTTTTTTAAGAACTAAACTATCAAATTCTAAAAAACATACAAAGTACTTTATTTTTCAGTTAGTCATATTACTTTTGTTGGTATTGTTAGTTGGAATTCTTTATCCTTATGAAACAAATCCAGATTTATGGGGAACAGTCTTCTATAAAGTAATTAATTACCAATGGCTTTTGTATATTATTGCATCTATAACACTTATAAAACCTGTTTTTAAAAAAAGTATTCGATCGAAAACTAGTTTAAATTATGATGAAATTTTTGCCATAAGTGTATTTATAGGAGTTTTAATAATCTGGCTTTCTTACTTTTTCGCATCCTATACTTCATATATTATGGGAGCAATAACTTTTTCATTTTCAATATATCTATCAATATTAGTTATCTATTTCAAAAGAAAAACTTCCAATAAAAAAGAAAAATATGCTGATAATAAAATTAATGCAAATGATGCGAGTGAATTATTATTAAAAATCGACCAAGCTATACAAGAGCAAGAATTATACAAAAATCCTAATTTAACTTTAACTAAACTTGCTAAAGATTTAAATATTCGTTCTCATTTAATTTCTCAATTACTAAATGATAATCTAAACAAAAACTTTTCGTTATATATTAACGAATACAGAATTAAAGAAGCAAAAAGAATTTTGAAATTAGAACCCAATTTAAAAATAGAAGTTATTGCAGAAATGTGTGGTTTTAACTCTAATAGCACTTTCTATACTGCTTTCAAAAAAATCACCAATACTACCCCCTCCAAATATTTAAGTTCTACATAG